The Sulfurospirillum deleyianum DSM 6946 nucleotide sequence AAGCATCATTACCTGATGGAGCAAGCCTTTATGAAAACGGTGTGGTGGTGTATGACGTTGACAATGATGGCTACTATGTTGTTGACCCAGATGCAGAGATTACGTTTACGACAGATCGTTATATAGGGGTGGATGAAATTAATGCCATTAGTAGTAGCGTTACCTCTTGGGATGGTGCAGATTCCGCGACAACAACGCAAAGTTCCTATAATGAAATCTCGGGAACATTGGGCGATGATACGTTATCTGGAACCGAAGGTGATGATTTACTCAGTGGTAATGATGGAAATGATAGCCTAAGTGGTGGTTTGGGTGATGATTTTCTTGATGGAGATGAAGGGGTAGATGCTCTTTATGGTGGTGTAGATGATGATGTCTTAGTCTATGATAGCGCTGATAGCCAAATAGATGGCGGTGATGGATTAGATACACTATTGGTTGGGGATTCGAATATTGATTTCAATCTAATTGATGATGCAAAACTAGAAAATATTGAAGTGATTGACCTCTCAAGAGCAGATGTGTCCATTACCAATTTGAATCCACAAGACGTCTTTGACATGACGGACGATACCAGTACCATTTTGAAAATTATAGGAGATAGCAGTGATGCTGTTGCCAGTACGATTATTGCAGGGGAAGATTCACCATGGAATGTCTCTGCGGATCAAACAGGTGTTGATGAAGGTTTTGTACGTTATGAGGGTGCACTGCCAGATAGCACACCTGTATATATTGATGTACAAGATAGCATTGTTCATACTGATTTTGATTAAAATTCAGAGGGATTTTTCCCTCTGAATCTTTTTACATGTAAAGATATAAACGCCTTGTATGCGTCTTGTTATCTCTTCTTATTGTACTAAAGTACACTATTAAAAATCTTCTCATTTTGTTATTATCGCGCGTTTATAATACTGAGAGAAGGATAATGTATGGCACTTTCTGTGGGTTTGGTGAAACAATTAAGTGGTTTAGTCATGGTAAAAAATGCTATGGGTGAAGAGAGAGTTTTAGCTATTGGAGATACGATTCATTTTGAAGAGACGATTAGTACCTTAGGTGCTGGGTCTCGTGTGATGCTCTCTTTGTCTGATGGACGAGAAATTACATTAAATGGAAATGATGGTTTAAAAATAGATGCGAGTGTTTATACATCGAATGAGGGTTTTGGGCATGATGCCGTAGTTGCAAATCAAACGGTGAATGCGATTATTTCTGGAGCAAGTGTTGAGCAAATACAAGCTGCTTTGCTAAAAGGTGAGGATATTTCAAACTTAGAAGCAACCGCTGCCGGTGAAGCTGGAACATCCACAGCTTCTTCTTTGATGTCAGGCTTTGCGACAGCACGCTATGTTTCAGGTGGTAATGAGAGCAGTGTAGAATCTTCACAACGAAGTATAGATGAAACGCCCAACGATGAAACACCTTTGATACTGACGGATACACAAGCGACTCAAACCACCACATCCATGAGTGAAGTGATTACTGATACTACGCCTCCTGATAGTTCCAAACTTGCTATTACCAATATCGTTGATAACACAGGCAATTATGCTTCAGTAACCATCAGTGGAACAGGCGCAGAAGAGGGCAATACGATTACCCTTTACGATGAAGATAATAACGTGGTTGCAACAGCCATTATTCAAGCTGATGGGACATGGAATGCGGATATTTCAAATCTCCCTAATACTCCAGTGGGTGACAATGAATTTTTTAAAGTCACAGAAACGGATGCTTCAGGCAATACCACAGCGCAAAGCACAGCAGTACACTATTATCACGGGGCTGGAACAGGAGCATATACGGAACAAACGGATGATTTTGTCCTTTTAGGAGATGGCAATGATCTCGTGTACACCGATAGCGCTTCACCTATAGCTTATAGAGACGATAGCAATGATACACTTGTCATTGATGGGGGCAATGGAGCTGATACGGTTCTCTTTGGCAAAAATGCTTCTGAATATACCATAACGACCACCGCCAGTGGTTCTATTTTGGTGAGTGAAAATGTAAGCAGTGATAGCGATGGAAATGGCATAGGCGATGTCACAGAGCTTAGAAATGTGGAGAAACTTCAATTTTTAGATGGTGCTTATTATCCATACAATACGGCTGCGACATTAAGCGTAACAACCGTCACTACCTTTGTAGAGGATGCCAGCAGTAATGGTGTAGGTAGTGTTGTTGCACATTACAGCACCTCAGACGTGGATGGGGATAGCGTGAGTGTGAACTTAAGCGATACGACGCACTATGCACTTGATGGCAGTGGCAATGTAACGCTAACTGCCGCAGGAGTAGCTTTGGTGAATGCAGGCAGTGATTTACCCGCATTTACACTAACACCCAACGATGGTAAAACATTAGGGAGTGCCGTGAGTGTTGACCCTAGCGTGACTGTCGTTAATGATGCACCTATTGCTTCCGCTTCAAGTGATAGTGTGAATGAAGATGCGCTTTCTGTATCCATTACCCCTGTGCAAGGTGGAGTCAATTTACTCGCTGGTTTAAGTGATGAAGATACCAGCAGTGGGCATAGCATTGCACAAATTAGCAGTGACAATTCACATTATACGGCGGTAAGTAGCAGTGGAACACTGATAAAAGTAGGTTTTAGCTATACCAATGCAGAAGGTGCTACCTCAACCATTTATCTTCCCGTAAAAATCAATACCGATGGCAGTTATGCCATCTCTCAAAGTGAACTCTTAAATGCTATTCCAGAAGGGCAAAGCGCAACGGGAAGTTTTTGGTACACCATTAGCGATGGTGAAACAACCAATAATCTCTCCATACCACAACAATTTACCATGACCATTCTAGGACAAAATGATGCGCCTGAGGTGAATGTGACCACTCTTGAGACAATGCAAACAAATGCAGATATTCCTGTGATGGTTAAACTCTCAGGTGATAGATTTAACACGAGCACAGGCGATGCGCCTAAGTTTAATATTTACGTTGATGGTGTAAAGCTTAATGACTCACCCCTTAGCGTTGAAGAGTTCCGTAGTTATAACATTTCAAGTTCTTTGGGAAGTGTAGCACGTCAAACTTCGTACGAATACGTTACCTTTGATGTGGCGCAAGGCACAAAGAGTATTGCGATTGAGTTTGTTCAAGATGCGTATGAAGGGGGTGGCGATACGGATGGTGATGGCTACAGCGAGGATAGAAACCTTATTGTAGATTCTATTACCATTGGTGGAACAGTGAGTACGGGAGCCAATGGTACGCTTCAAATCAGTGGTGGAGTTACCCTTCAAGCGGAAGATAAAAGCGTTTCAAGTTACATAGCAAGTGGCACGGATAGGAGCGGTACGGAGACCATGGCGTGGAATGGAAAAATGACATTTAATGTCGAAAATGCAGTTGCTGGTGCTACATCCAATGCATCGTTTCAAACGGAAAATTTTAATGAAGATGTTGTGAGTCAAACGGGTGTGACAGGAAGCGTTTCTCTTTTAAATGGAGCAACGGATGTCGATGGTAAAACTTCAGATTTAACAATTTCCCAAGCGGATGGCAGTAGCTTTTCTGCGCCTATTGTCGTGACATTTAATATGAGTGGTGGAGGGAGCTTTGATGCCAATGTGACATTAAAGAGTAATGGAGAGTATAGCATCGAAGCAAATAGTGCTTTTAATACTATCCCTCAAGGAGAAGTTGCAACGGGCAGTTTTGATTTTTACATCAGAGATGCCAATGGGGGTGTTTCTGAAAAACAGACGTTTACGATGAATGTTGAAGGAAAAAATGACGCTCCTATAGCGGTGAATGATACATTAAATATAACAGAAGATACAAGTACAATATTTACCTTAGCACAATTGATGGGTAATGACACGGACGTTGATAGCTCAGCTTTAAGTATTCATAGTGTGACCAGTGGCACGAATGGCACAGCATTTTTAAACAGCAATGGAACCATCACATTTACCCCTAATGAAAACTTTAGTGGTACAGCAGATTTTACGTATACCATAAGCGATGGCACAACGGTTTCAAATGCTGCAACTGTAAGTATAGTTGTCTCTTCTGTAGCGGATGCGCCTGTGCTGTTTACACAAAATATCACTGCCCTTAATCAAGGAGCGACGGTTATATCGACACATCAAAGCGATACAATTATTACAGCACAAGGGGTAAACTATTCGAACGGTGTATCTCAGACAAACCTTGAAGTAGAGTTAGGTGTAAATGCTAACTATCTTGACACCTTTAATCCTAATGGAAGTGATAGTGGTACCGTTAACGTTATTGATGGTAAAGTGAGTGAGTCACACTATACGATGGGTATAGGCATGAGTGTTTCATGGGATTACAGTTTTAGAAACGGTGAAGATTATGCAAATCAAATTTCGGATGGTTTTAATGATATTGTGGTTCTTTTAGTGACAGATCCTCTAGGCGTTAAAACCTCTTATATCGTCAATGCGTCTGAAATGACAGGAACAACATTTGTTAATAATGGAACGTACAGTTATACAGCAAGCATGGAAGGAAA carries:
- a CDS encoding retention module-containing protein, with translation MALSVGLVKQLSGLVMVKNAMGEERVLAIGDTIHFEETISTLGAGSRVMLSLSDGREITLNGNDGLKIDASVYTSNEGFGHDAVVANQTVNAIISGASVEQIQAALLKGEDISNLEATAAGEAGTSTASSLMSGFATARYVSGGNESSVESSQRSIDETPNDETPLILTDTQATQTTTSMSEVITDTTPPDSSKLAITNIVDNTGNYASVTISGTGAEEGNTITLYDEDNNVVATAIIQADGTWNADISNLPNTPVGDNEFFKVTETDASGNTTAQSTAVHYYHGAGTGAYTEQTDDFVLLGDGNDLVYTDSASPIAYRDDSNDTLVIDGGNGADTVLFGKNASEYTITTTASGSILVSENVSSDSDGNGIGDVTELRNVEKLQFLDGAYYPYNTAATLSVTTVTTFVEDASSNGVGSVVAHYSTSDVDGDSVSVNLSDTTHYALDGSGNVTLTAAGVALVNAGSDLPAFTLTPNDGKTLGSAVSVDPSVTVVNDAPIASASSDSVNEDALSVSITPVQGGVNLLAGLSDEDTSSGHSIAQISSDNSHYTAVSSSGTLIKVGFSYTNAEGATSTIYLPVKINTDGSYAISQSELLNAIPEGQSATGSFWYTISDGETTNNLSIPQQFTMTILGQNDAPEVNVTTLETMQTNADIPVMVKLSGDRFNTSTGDAPKFNIYVDGVKLNDSPLSVEEFRSYNISSSLGSVARQTSYEYVTFDVAQGTKSIAIEFVQDAYEGGGDTDGDGYSEDRNLIVDSITIGGTVSTGANGTLQISGGVTLQAEDKSVSSYIASGTDRSGTETMAWNGKMTFNVENAVAGATSNASFQTENFNEDVVSQTGVTGSVSLLNGATDVDGKTSDLTISQADGSSFSAPIVVTFNMSGGGSFDANVTLKSNGEYSIEANSAFNTIPQGEVATGSFDFYIRDANGGVSEKQTFTMNVEGKNDAPIAVNDTLNITEDTSTIFTLAQLMGNDTDVDSSALSIHSVTSGTNGTAFLNSNGTITFTPNENFSGTADFTYTISDGTTVSNAATVSIVVSSVADAPVLFTQNITALNQGATVISTHQSDTIITAQGVNYSNGVSQTNLEVELGVNANYLDTFNPNGSDSGTVNVIDGKVSESHYTMGIGMSVSWDYSFRNGEDYANQISDGFNDIVVLLVTDPLGVKTSYIVNASEMTGTTFVNNGTYSYTASMEGNYTFAWLVLNGSDVNKDSSLSLSNANFKLAGDNTVYGAPISLSSLYATLGDTDGSETLSVVISGVPSNATFSSGTKNSDGTWSFSENDLEDLYLLPADNYTGMINLSITATATEANGSSASVSEIMSVTISETSSLLSGTENTNTLNGTNENDLMRGYAGNDTLNGNNGNDILFGGAGNDILNGGNGSDTLDGGVGNDILNGGNVNDTLDGGAGVDQLYGGNNNDIFVYDSADSVIHGGNGVDTLLFSHDATVDLSGITDGKIESIEVLDLTKASVELSINPADVLNITDDSNTILKILGGSDDTLHGTGWTQTTGADAGFTRFESSDHVVKMDVQESIVHTDFH